The following proteins are co-located in the Paraburkholderia phytofirmans PsJN genome:
- a CDS encoding pilin produces the protein MIFTLPYSPYSQSSLATRSRSCRAGWSARLARACRRLGFGFTLIELMIVLAIVGVIAAYAIPAYQDYLARSRVGEGLSLAASARLAVAENATSGNTFSGGYASPPATRNVESIRVDDDTGQITVAFTTRVAAVGSNTLTLVPSVPDNADAPTARVALSKGSVQAGALTWECFAGGKAASSLPAPGAGPAPADAPTLPSNLAPPECRS, from the coding sequence ATGATCTTCACTTTGCCTTATTCCCCTTACTCCCAGTCCTCGCTGGCCACGCGCTCACGATCTTGCCGGGCTGGCTGGTCAGCGCGGCTCGCGCGGGCCTGCCGACGCCTCGGCTTCGGTTTCACGCTGATCGAACTGATGATCGTGCTGGCTATCGTCGGCGTGATCGCCGCTTATGCGATTCCCGCGTATCAGGACTATCTGGCTCGCAGCCGCGTCGGCGAAGGGCTCTCGCTGGCGGCGTCCGCAAGGTTGGCGGTGGCTGAAAACGCCACGAGCGGTAACACGTTCAGCGGCGGCTATGCGTCGCCGCCCGCCACCCGCAACGTCGAGTCCATTCGGGTCGACGACGACACCGGCCAGATCACCGTCGCCTTCACGACGCGCGTCGCAGCGGTTGGTTCGAACACGCTCACGCTCGTGCCGTCGGTGCCCGACAATGCGGATGCGCCGACTGCGCGCGTCGCGTTGAGCAAGGGCAGTGTGCAGGCGGGCGCGCTCACGTGGGAATGTTTCGCGGGCGGCAAAGCGGCGTCCTCGCTGCCGGCGCCCGGCGCAGGTCCAGCACCCGCCGATGCGCCCACGTTGCCGTCAAATCTCGCCCCACCGGAGTGCCGTTCGTGA
- a CDS encoding TerC family protein, producing the protein MLEFFATLHWGAVIQIIVIDILLGGDNAVVIALACRNLPPAQRTKGVLWGTAGAIVLRVALIAFAVALLDVPLLKFAGGLLLLWIGVRLMAPAHDPHENVKPADKLMSAIKTIIVADAVMSLDNVIAIAGAAEAADPEHRLALVIFGLVVSIPLIVWGSQLVLKLLDRFPIVITLGAGLLGWIAGGLIINDPAGDRWPILDTPLAEYGMSIAGALFVVVLGYLLKRRNAHRAAA; encoded by the coding sequence ATGCTCGAGTTCTTCGCCACGCTTCACTGGGGCGCCGTCATCCAGATCATCGTCATCGACATTCTGCTGGGTGGCGATAACGCGGTCGTGATCGCGCTGGCCTGCCGCAATTTACCGCCGGCCCAACGCACGAAAGGCGTGCTGTGGGGCACGGCAGGCGCGATCGTGCTGCGCGTGGCGTTGATCGCGTTCGCGGTCGCGCTGCTCGATGTGCCGCTGCTCAAGTTCGCGGGCGGACTGTTGCTGCTGTGGATCGGCGTGCGTCTGATGGCGCCGGCGCACGACCCGCATGAGAACGTCAAGCCGGCCGACAAGCTGATGTCGGCGATCAAGACCATCATTGTCGCGGACGCGGTGATGAGCCTCGACAACGTGATCGCGATCGCGGGCGCGGCTGAGGCCGCCGATCCGGAGCACCGTCTCGCGCTGGTGATTTTCGGGCTGGTGGTGAGCATTCCGTTGATCGTGTGGGGCAGCCAGCTGGTTCTCAAGCTGCTTGACCGCTTCCCGATCGTCATCACGCTCGGCGCCGGGCTGCTTGGCTGGATCGCGGGCGGGCTGATCATCAACGACCCGGCAGGCGATCGTTGGCCGATCCTCGATACGCCATTGGCCGAATACGGCATGAGCATCGCGGGGGCGTTGTTCGTCGTCGTCCTCGGCTATCTGCTCAAGCGCCGCAACGCCCATCGCGCGGCGGCTTGA